Part of the Micropterus dolomieu isolate WLL.071019.BEF.003 ecotype Adirondacks linkage group LG17, ASM2129224v1, whole genome shotgun sequence genome is shown below.
aagtcagtaggattcttCCTCTGGTTAccataaatgtctgtacaaagTTTCAATCCAATCCATCCAATACTGAAGTCTGAATGCTGTGGATAACCAACAGATActctgacattgccatccctagaacAACATCAGGGTGTCTAAAAACAATGGGTAATGCCCCTAACAAAGTGTAAATTCCTCTTCTGTTCCTCTGATCTCCATGTCTCTATCTtccttctgttttgtctttttaaatacagaatCAGAATAATTCTATAAAAAACTGTATATTTCATATCTTGGCACATTTCTTTCCTTCTTCACCCCTTAGAAATTCAGAATCAGACTTTGAGTTCCTACTCCAGGAGTTTGATCTCCAGAATGGGGTTCTGGTTCATGGCCCACTAGACATCTCGACCCACAGAATGAGCCTTATGAGAGATTAAGGGAAAGATCCTGCATCATTATCTGTCaacactgtgtttgttttcatttcttggGGCTTGATTACGTGTGTTGAAACAGAGACACACCCTGACTGTGACTGTATATGAAACCTGTTCATCCAGTCTGCAAAATTCAATAGTCAATGTTATTGGATGCTGAGACTATAACGGTAATACACTGACTgtgaaatgtcacatttgtgtATTCATTTCTTGAGAAGACCTTTCTTGAAGAGTttgtaaaatctaataaaatgtatgcaatAATGTTACACAaaccttttcatttttatggTAGAGAAAGAATCATAAGGTCAGTCCTAGGAAATAATCCTTGCTAAGCAGCAAGATCAGAAGTCCCAGATATTAATGTAGTCTCTGTAGTACCATGTACATGTATAAAATataggtttatttatttgtcataacTGTGACAGTATTAATACCCTCCTACAGTACAAAGCTAACATCATTACAAAGTTATAATGtgaaactgcaacaaaaaatcCCCAAATCCTTGGCATTACAGGTGTTACATTGACAGTCAGATATCAACCCAGGTCTCGAAGCATCACAGAACCCTACAACTTAGTTGATGAGCAAAATCCAAATTATGAAAGCACTTGGCCCACCCTTGCTACATGAGAATATGCTGTATGACACCAACCATTGTATTGCTGTGTGCTTACAGATTCATAATCTTTAGCTAAAAAGTGAAttgataaaaatttaaattatacaGAACCCAAATTAAAAACTGAATAATAACCAATCCAGCAAATGCCAATTGTCCTAGATGAATAGGACTTTTTTAGGCCTTTTGATTGATGGCAACATGTGCATCCGACAATCAGctgataataaaaaaacttCACTTGTTAAATGAGGAAGGTTTAGTGCGGCACAGTAATAAGTTAGATCTGGACCATTGTGGCAAATTTTTCCCTCAGATAATCACTCAAAAACTTCAGAGGGACATTTTGGTAAACCGAAGGGGTGAAGTTAATGTTTATGTTACTTTTCCACTGAGAGTGAAAGTAAATATCATTGTAGTAAAATTAAAGACATGTTAACCATGACTGAATAGTtagtgaataataataataataacaataataataataaagaattaGTAACTAGTTAACCTGACTTTACTTTGTATAGTAGCCTTTTAAGATGGAGCATTAGAGCAGATAATGTACCACTGAAATTTACAGTTTATTAATTCACATAAGTAACATTGACacacatttaagataatttgTTATTATGACCCTGAAACTAACCCTTTTTTCTTGGAACTGACTTTTACTAGTACTGTGAAATTAAAAAGCTATCTAATGTGTACAGCTAACTCATCTTCAGAATACAAATCTAGCCCACCTTGTAGTGGTGGTCAAAATACACGGAACATACaataacaaagaaaacacagtcaGTAAATTAAAATACCCAGTAATCtctctacaattttaatcagcAGCAGTCTGATGTTCAGTCATACTGGACCATGGGGTGGTCACTCCAGGGAGGCAGGTTGCAGAGTTTCTCTTCAGTGGCTGTTTCGATGGGCCAGCCCCAGGCCTTGAAGAATCCAGCCAAGTTCATCCCCACAGTCTGGGAGAAGGTCTCTGCATACAGGTTCATCTTTCCGTAGTTGTCATTGGGAAAGTTGGACATCTTGTGGTAGGCAGCAAACACCTTCTTAAAGGCATCCCAGCCAAACTTTTCCTGGAGCTACATGGAAGGAGCCAGAGGTAGAGGAAAGAATAGAAATAGAAAGAAGAATAGAACATTTTCTTGTTTGGTGTGTAATGGCCACTAAAGCCTCACTAAGCTGAAAGGGGCTACAGACCTTCAGTCTACTTAAAttttattagtagtattttTTCCTTTGAAGAGGTGCAGTTTTGTTTAAGTGCTGACTCCAGTGTAACATAGTCTCTCTACAGGGTGCTATATACAGTGATTCTCTCTCACCTGCATATATGTCTCCAGGGCCACCCACATTTCCCAGTTGCTGAGTTTCTTGCCCCCCTTAACATACTCCTCTGCTCGACTGTTTCGATCTGTTGAAGTCATAGCTGGATGAGCCTGCGTTGAACAAgatgaaattgtgttttaaattcTGGTTAAACAATGTAATCCAAATGACATTACATCGAAAGAACAGTAGTCTTTTGTAACATCTATTGATGTAAAAATATGTCACCATAGCCTTTAAGACCAGGGTGTTCTAGCCGTTAGTCTCTGTTTTTgtcaactaaataaaactaatttaCTCCACCTGTTCCCTGTTGATCCTCAGCACCTCTTCATGCACATACACTGACCACAGGTTGCATGTACACTCTGTGGTGTGTGATGGGAACTCCCAGCAGCTTCTCTGTTGGTTGTGTCCAAGCTCATGTATGGGGCCCCACAGGCCTTTACACCTGATGTCGTTGATGCTGACCAGCTCAGCTGCTGTGGACTTGTGTGCCATGATAGGATAACCTGCATGCATCCAAccttaacagaaaaaaaacgaTCTTAATGGTTCCATATCTATGGTAGAGAACACTGGTGGTCTGGCCGTCTGGAGAGTTGGGAGATTTCTCAGTGGCCTGCCTTTAATTGTCAACTTGACCAGCGGCAGTGATAATATGGCAAGCTTTTTTACAATCTATCAAGAAACGGCGTATCCACAGTGTCCgtgctatctctctctctgtgtttctctgccgGTGTTAAGAGCTTCCACGCAGTTGGCTACATGTTTaagcatttctgtttgtttataaaGCCTTTTCAGACAGGGAGCAACCCTCCTCCTGTGTACTCTTTTGGATCCGCAGGGTCTCACTGCActcatgtgaacagacagaccAACAAGCACTCTGCAAGGAAACACTgctgtaaccatggcaatggcttctgtgcgctactgAATGTCTGtaactgtattttctttatagACTAtcgaaaacattaaatataggCTATCTAGTAAAAATTATGGAAAGACgtgtatatatttttgtgctgtttgctttATGGACACCGGTGACTGAACATCgtaatcaattttttttttttttttgtgggctATAGGAGTGCTTTTTGGACTTTTGCATTATAGGCCTACTTACTTTCATTGTTGTAGCTTATGTTCAAGTTCAGTGAACATGTGAGTGTGTAACGTTTTTGATACTTTGACATGATTGATGCTTGTCTATAAAgataaaatgttaacatttgtgCAAACTCTGTATATATCATTCTATTCTTTAAGTGTGGCCCATGCTTATTTACATGCCAAGCCTTATACATTTGTATGTGCTGTGTAGGCTATTTCTCTGGAGTTTTTGAGGGTGCACTCATAGCCATAGCATACCTTGAAAACTCACATAGGCTACTTTTATGATCTGTCCTAAATGTCTGTAGATGAACATAGTGGCAAAGACCTGCTTTGGTGCCTGTTACATCAACAGAAAGGGTTAGTCCACAAAGTTTGCGGTCTGGTGGTTTGCATGAACAGGGTGGCCTGGGATGGAGTCAAATTCCCGGCCTGAATAATTGAGTCCGCCCCTGGTAGAGATGTATCACATTGTAGTGCATGTGCATGCGATTAAAGCAATGCACAAATCACAAGCATCATAGCATCAAGTACTCATTCAATTAGTAATTTTATAGAagtgttgtattttttaaactcaAGACATTATCATGATGAAGTATGTAGTTGATGTCATCTGATGTCCCTGAGAGTCCTGgtaatttattttcagtataTGGACAGTTAGCACTGACAGTGCCCCCTTGGCGTTAACATGGACATGCAGATACAGTGAAACTCTGAATTGTCCGTGGGTTTGAATGTGAATAGTTGTCTGTCTGAAATGATGAACTGATAAACTGGTGATCTGTACATGGTGCACCCTGCCTCTCACCTAGTGTGAGCTGGGACAGGCTTCATCTCTCCGGGACTCTCAACAGGATAAGCAAATAACAAAACTAtaacaaagtcaaagtcaaatgCACTTACCATGGGAAATCTGCACATCAGTAACAAAACGTTCTTTGCGGGGAAATTTGTGTGGGATGGCAGCAAGATCAGCAATGCCCCTCATGATGTCATCCCAGAGTGCCGCCAGCTCATCAGGGCGCTCTAGGTCCCAAATAACATCTGATGGTACAGTAAGGATGATGTTGTCAAACTCCAACTCTGCCCAGGGTGCAGGGGCTGTGCGCAACAACGACCAATCAGCTGCTGTTGTCATACCTGAAAAAAAGGGAGGGATTCAAATCAGATCAAAGAATTATAGCACAATtttgtaaaattatatattttaagggACAACTGCTAAACTGAAACTATTTCGCTTGAATTGCCAATATCAACCGACATTTTATGAGAAGCAATGATATTACATTCGATTTTGAACAAGATGTCCCTACTTACACTGCCCTGAATCCCAAAACAACCATATTATCCCCTATTATAATTGACAGAAATCACTACACACCTTCTATTTATCCCCATAAGAATAAACATATCAGCAGACACATACCACACCTTCAAGACTCACCTGATCTATAGTACGGCGCAGGTACAGCCATCTGCACTGTGACCTCTACCCCATGCACTTGTGTTTTGGGTGGGGCTACCAGGTAGATGAGTCCACCCCACAGGTTCCACACCTGCATCACCTCTGAGGTAACAGGAAATCGTTCATGAACACATGGTGCTCTCTTTAACTCTGCAGCGTTGAGATGGTCTGTTTGACATCCTATCTGGATCTGGGGAAGACATGGAATTGTGTTACTGAGAGTAAGTGTTGTTTGTACGATAAATAAAAGGATGCAAGGCTGGAAAGCTGGATATGATGACGACGACTGTAGTACATTCAAAGATTGAATGACCTGAGAGGACTGAATTACTTGTACTGTCTGTTACAAAATAGTTTACCCCTCTAAATTTAGCTGGACTGGGGTCTGGACCGGGCTAGGAACATGTTGCCTAGTCACTGTTGGGGACTGAGGCTTGCATGGGATGGCCTGGCCCTCCATTGGGAGCGCAACATTAACAGAAACACAATGAACTCAATATTGTCCACTCTACCTTCCATTCCTTGTTGACTATCTCTGCTGGTATGGCCATGTAGGTCTTCATACCAGGAGAGAGGTAGAGACCTGTACTGATCCACTCCTCccctcctgacacacacacacacacacacacacacacacacagcgcagAAGTAAAGATTATACTCAGTCATATTTACATAGATAAATGCAATGCAGTAGCGTAAATATAATTCATGAATAGTTCACATATTTGTCCACAACAAGGTCTGACCTGCTGTGTTAACATTAATCTTGATCCTGTGGTTGTAAACAACTGGCAGCAACGGGTTATGCTTGATGATGTAGGGCAGGAGAGCATCAGGATCTGGGGAAACCTTGTATACCTCTGCTGCCACACTGAGGAGTAGGTGGTCTTTTGCAGTATTTACAGGGCAGCTGTCACACacctttaaagaaaataaatgattattaAAGATGTTGTTCCAACACAGCGATTCCCAAAGTGTGGGAAACTAGAAAGGGTATTTACTAAAGAAAATACATGTGAGAGctgtcagctgttagctgtgacTGCTACCACTACTGCTGCAAAGTACTGCTACATCAGGGGCCCTTGCACGTAATGCGCAAGGAGCTTTGGAAGCTGCATGAAATACTTAAAAGTCACTGTCTTTGTCCTCTGTGTGGTGCAAAGGAGCACCCAGTAACGATACATTATGTCCCAGTACATCAAGTGTGGAACACACTGAGAAAATCTTTCACACAGGGCATACTTCcggttgccagtaggtggcgctatgaccaTAACAGAATTttagcatgtagatgtgttgggGGCGGGACCATTATCAATCacataaagtttggtacagatgtcAGAATGTACACacaagttataacaacttcccgTTTCGTGGCAAATCATTGATATTCCACTCCACGCCACGGGCAACCAAAACTCACCAGTGTGTAATCATCAGATGAATaagactgcacagcaaaaatgtgaaaacaatctgACTTGTTCTCTAACACATCTGACTGGTTGTTAGCCTTGTGCTGTTCTACTGGAATGTTTTCTAAAGCGTACATGTTAGTGTATTTTGTCTACTCACCTGAGGCATGTCTGACTTCATTAAGATGTCAGTGAGGGTGGACACGATCTGCGTGTAGGAGGAGCAGTCATGAGCCTTCATGTGCAAGTACTTGGCACAGTCACCACCCAGCTTTTTAAGATATTCCTCTTCGTCGTTGGTAAGTTCTTTGCCACCGGTTACATGGCCAGCAAAGCGGCCAAGAAGGTTGCGGAAGTGGTAGGTATCTTTGATGGCCTGGCTGGGCACAGGGGCCTTGTATAAACCTCCTTCGACTGTTGACCCCAACAGGCTCAAGCCCATTTTGTTCAGGATCTTGTTCCCTGAAAGACATTCCAGGAAACCTGATTTCATCTACTGTGTCTTAGTGGTAAAACTGTTATAGTTAGAGTTTGACTGTAGGTACATCCTTAGAACATGAACTTCTCTTCCCACTTGTCCTTAGTTGCCTGACTTCTCACCAGCTGCAGTTTATATGATGAATAACCCTTATCCTTGTGTGCCTGCCGTATGTGATCTTGACACAAATAACCACCAGCCTATATTGTCCATTCCCTCTTTGAACTCATCTTTACCAGAATGTCTTGTCTGTCCTGTCTCCTAGCTTTCCTGCCTGTTGTCAGCACCAGTGTTCTTCACAGTTTAGCTGTGAATCTTCATGTCTTCTTTTTGGGATCTACACCATCTCAGCCATTAGAGCAAGCCATTTTCTTGGCAGCTGACAACTGAGGTAGATTTTGTGAGAAAATAACAAGCATGACAACATTTCAGTTTGCAAAGAACATATTTTTCTTCAGGAGAAACCTTCGTTCATAATCTGTTTTAGATAATGTACCACCTTTGTCCATTGTTAGAGTGTTAACCCCTTCTTGCCATATAGTGCACACTGTGTCTGTTCTGTAACTTTCCGAAATCAACAATTTACATTCTCACTCACTTCACGCAGTGATTGGCCAGGCATGCGGAGGTTTGGTTTGTGTGCCACACTATGAATGTCTGGGAGGAGAAACTGTTTGAAAATGTGTGCCATCATCCCCATATTCAAACAATATCTTATCTCCCTCCCTCACTATGACAGCAGTGCGGCCCCTCAGGTTTAAACTCTCTTGCTTTCCGATATGAATGGACATGTATGAAAAACTTCATTTTGAGGAAAACCGGGTCTTCAGTTATCTACCCCGTCCCCCCTAAAGGCATCCAGACAGCCAactttccctttctctgtccctTGTTCCCCTGTATGTCCTATGCAAGCCCAGTAGCTCAGTCTCACTAGTCATCTGCAGTCAAATTAATCTAACTTTAGAGTCCATGTACCTGGTTTCACTGTGTTTAATTTGCATGTACCTCCATGTTGTAATTCTGTAGAGGCTGGCAAATCCTCAGTTTGGCTCTAAACGTACGTTTCTTGGCTCTCTACAGTAGCCCATTTTATAAGCTTTTTAGAATTACCTATCTACATTTTGAGTTGTCCTGAATATGAATCATCGCCTAGTACATTATCCCACCAGCATGTGCATTTAGACAGTAGTACCTGGAGTATGCTTAGCATGCATTATGTTGTGGGATTATCATGGGATGAACTGGGAAGTATTTAATCAAACTTTTGTGGTGCATTATCATACCTGGGAACTCTGTCATTGCGTTTTGCCCGTGGTGTGTCTGTGCCCAGTACCAGGCATGTCCGCCAATCAGCAGGCCTCCTCCCTCTGCCACAAAGTGTTGGATTTCCTCCACATGATTATCGCTGTACGCcgtgcacacaaatacactcagGTCTTCCCTGAAGTCTGTCTTCTCACACTGTAACCCTGACTTGCTGAGAACTTGGAGTGCTGGATCGTGCAATACACCAACGATCCCCTGCCGGCCTTCATCCAACCAATGAATGGCATTGTTCCAAAATGGAGCAAATGTCTGTGATAAAGGCAATAGTTTGTTAATCACATAATAAGATTTGACAGATCAGCACATGTCTCATTATTCAGCACACTGCAGAAATTAATCATTTACATAAAAGATTGTTTTTAGAAATTATGCCTTCATAACACATAATGACAATGTGCACATGTAGTTTAGGTATAAAACGTACCATATAAGCAAAACCTCATTATGTGCTCAATTTGACTTATGAAGGCAAGTGAAATTCTAAAacaaagttttaatttaaactgtACCTCTTGTCCCATAAATCCTTCATGTGTAACCACAATGACTCGTCCCTGCCCATAGTAGGCTCCTGCTAGGAACGCACGTCCATTGTTTGTGGCCCCGATGGGAAAGGCTAGTGGTCCATGGACCAGAACCTCAGAAGCTAAACCTCCAGTGTTGATGTCAAACTCTGAAATCCCCTGGAGTAAGAACTCCAGGTCATCCTCAAAATCCTTACCAGTTCTTTATTTAAAgagtgaagaggaagagaaaagatgGATGTCAAGTATGACAGATAAGACAGTATATGATATAATTCAGATTAAAAGTTGTCACCTTGTAAAGTGGAGCCTTTCTAAATGTGCAACTAAAGCAAGTGCAAGTAAAGTATACACTCACACTATAGCCATCCAGGAAGATGGGATCTGAGGGTAGACAGGAAGGTACTCTACTTCACACTTGCGCTCAGAGATGTAGATCCCTGCCACACCAGAAACCTTGTTCCCTTCAAACTGAAGCAGCGTGTTCTCCTTGGGGTGATCTGCAGCCCAGTTCCATGCCTGCCCTGCTATCAGCACTCCTCCTCCAGCTTTCAGAAAGGCCACCAGGTCCTTTACGTCTGCACCCACACTGTAAGCATCAGTCACATACACCCCCACGTTGCCACTAAAGGCCCCCACAACTTCTGCTTGGAAGCTGGATTTGCTGAGATTATCAGAGACTGCCTTGACGTTTGTGTGGATCCCcacagaaacattttcagatCCATCTCCTCTCAGCCAGGTCACAGCGTTCTCTACCAGAGCAGGAAAGGCGGTCAGGTAGCCCTCATGACCCAGGACCACGATCCTTCCACTGCCGTACAGAGAGGCAGCCATCAGGACCTGGCCTTGGCTGTTCATTGCTAAAGGGAAGGCATGGTCTCCTATCAGCACCAGGTCACTGGGAACACAAGGACCCCGGAAGTCCAGCTCTCTCAAGCCTCTCATCAGGGTCATGTAGGCTTTCTCGAGGTGGGATTGTGTGGGCTTGATGGACATGGTGAGAAGAACTGATGCTCTGAAAATCAGATGAAGAGGGGAGTGGTTTGTTAGCACATGAGGTTTAACAATTGTTCTTGGATGGATATATGCTGTGTCATTCTGGCTGTCCTGTGGGAATAGAAAGAGAGCTGacagacattaaaacaaaaattaaaagtacTACAGATGGCTTCCTGTTTATGTTACAAATCTACAACAATAAAGTGAGAACAATAAAATATCAATCTACAAAGTCGGCTTCAAAGACAAAAAGTAAATCCGGTAACATACATTACAAAAAGTCTGCTGATTTTcatcaaaaactaaaataacaaaaaagttACATGTTTACCTGAAAGTTGTTTTCTGCTTGTATTATTACACTCTGGCACAGCAGTATCCCAAACAGTATCCCAATCCACCAAGAAAACTACCTGACAGGAGAGAAGAGTGGATTTAAATGAGAGCAAGAACAGGAGGAAGTATTTCTGTGAGAAAAGGTAAGGACAATATAAGGGAGGGACTTTAGTCAGAACAACAAAAAGACTGAGCCTGAAAGATCACTATTTGTAGTACCATGTGCATTTTGATCTGGCTAAAATATATTACTTTTACATAGTACTTCCATCTGACTTAAGAGAATGGACCACAACTCTTAAACTCAATGTCGTGGAGAGGCAGTTTTATTACAGTAGAAGAAACATTTCTATACATTGAACAATACCTTCCCAGTTACCTCAACAAAACCTCACATGACTTTGCATGTCTATCTGGTTATCTGGAAAAATCAACTTACACAACTCAAAACAAGAAGACCAACTTGCACACAATTAAATTCCTTTCAAAAATCTCTAATGAGATTTTAACGAGAAAAGCTCTTCCTGTTGTGGAGTACAGGTTGTGGTCTACTGGACTACAAGTCTTACAGGTATGATCTCCTGATCATTGGGCTAAATTAGTGCACAGCTCGACAAGCACTCGACCCACACTCTCTACATGAGAACACGCTGTATGACAACAACCATCATATTGCTGTGTACTGacaaattcatattttttaaaaaaatcattggTTAGGtgatttaaatattcaaatgaaatgatacagaacacaaatgaaatgaatgataGCCAATCCAGCAAATTCCACTTGTCTTTGATGAATTGAAGTAGGCTTATTCActgatggaaacacagctgGTCATCTGATAATATTAAAAGTTCAGTTACTTGAACGCAGGAGGTTAAATGCAGCACAATAAGtagtattattaattattaataattaagtCAACAATGTATGGTAATAAATCTTTAAGAGCTGGATTTTGACCCTCAGCAGATTAATCATTATTCTAAGTCAACAATGTATTGTAATAAATCTTGTCAATGTTAGTCAGTACTGTCAGTCTAGTCAATGTTTATTGGTGTCTTTTCTATTGACAGTGAAGGCAAATATCATTGTagtgaaaacacaaacatgctgaCCAAGACATGTTAACTCTGTAGTGTTTGTCACAGCTTGTGAAAGCACGGTAACAGAAATACAAGAGTAGGACCCAAACGTAGGCGCCTGATGCAGAGCTGTGACATacacaaatgaaagaaaatgggCTTACAAACaggttaaacaaaaacaagcaaaccaGGTAAGAATCAAATGTCCAGTGGTCAGGCAATAAAGAGAACAGAAAGGTAAGGCAGACCAaaccaggggcctgtaccacaaagcagGATTTAAGCTTATCCAGATAAcgtcaaggtacaaggtagatttatttgtcacaatacaagaGGTTGTAgtgtgaaattgagtttgtaactccattctgctacgtagcagacaacatacagtaataaaaaagcaattataaaaatggt
Proteins encoded:
- the LOC123985304 gene encoding TRPM8 channel-associated factor homolog; translation: MSIKPTQSHLEKAYMTLMRGLRELDFRGPCVPSDLVLIGDHAFPLAMNSQGQVLMAASLYGSGRIVVLGHEGYLTAFPALVENAVTWLRGDGSENVSVGIHTNVKAVSDNLSKSSFQAEVVGAFSGNVGVYVTDAYSVGADVKDLVAFLKAGGGVLIAGQAWNWAADHPKENTLLQFEGNKVSGVAGIYISERKCEVEYLPVYPQIPSSWMAIVTGKDFEDDLEFLLQGISEFDINTGGLASEVLVHGPLAFPIGATNNGRAFLAGAYYGQGRVIVVTHEGFMGQETFAPFWNNAIHWLDEGRQGIVGVLHDPALQVLSKSGLQCEKTDFREDLSVFVCTAYSDNHVEEIQHFVAEGGGLLIGGHAWYWAQTHHGQNAMTEFPGNKILNKMGLSLLGSTVEGGLYKAPVPSQAIKDTYHFRNLLGRFAGHVTGGKELTNDEEEYLKKLGGDCAKYLHMKAHDCSSYTQIVSTLTDILMKSDMPQVCDSCPVNTAKDHLLLSVAAEVYKVSPDPDALLPYIIKHNPLLPVVYNHRIKINVNTAGGEEWISTGLYLSPGMKTYMAIPAEIVNKEWKIQIGCQTDHLNAAELKRAPCVHERFPVTSEVMQVWNLWGGLIYLVAPPKTQVHGVEVTVQMAVPAPYYRSGMTTAADWSLLRTAPAPWAELEFDNIILTVPSDVIWDLERPDELAALWDDIMRGIADLAAIPHKFPRKERFVTDVQISHGWMHAGYPIMAHKSTAAELVSINDIRCKGLWGPIHELGHNQQRSCWEFPSHTTECTCNLWSVYVHEEVLRINREQAHPAMTSTDRNSRAEEYVKGGKKLSNWEMWVALETYMQLQEKFGWDAFKKVFAAYHKMSNFPNDNYGKMNLYAETFSQTVGMNLAGFFKAWGWPIETATEEKLCNLPPWSDHPMVQYD